A single window of Ignavibacteriales bacterium DNA harbors:
- a CDS encoding ice-binding family protein — protein sequence MKTNTKNPTTFLNRMIYLLEAMLILVFIMPAVVTAQSSPAPVNLGTANDFVILAKTGISTTGTTHITGDIGLSPAAATYVTGCGLTMHSSGTYSTSSLITGKVYAADYTSPTPTKLTTAIGDMQTAYTDAAGRSLPDYNELYTGNLTGHTLTHGLYKWGTGVTISAGGVTISGSANDVWIFQIAQNLTIANGVIVTLSGGALASNIFWQVAGQVTIGTTAAMKGIILCQTLIDMQTGATLSGRALAQTAVTLNANAVTKPETVTAVKNSLSVPQDFALFQNYPNPFNPTTTINYSLPRSGFVTIKIYDLLGAEIMTLLNEEMSTGNYSIKFDGSNISSGIYFYQLRGGSFVETKKFVLMK from the coding sequence ATGAAAACCAATACAAAAAATCCGACAACTTTCTTAAACAGGATGATATACTTACTTGAGGCAATGCTAATATTAGTATTTATAATGCCTGCAGTTGTTACGGCTCAATCGTCCCCGGCACCGGTGAATCTTGGAACAGCTAACGATTTTGTGATTTTAGCAAAAACAGGAATCTCAACCACGGGAACAACTCATATTACAGGAGATATTGGACTGAGTCCAGCCGCAGCTACATACGTAACCGGATGCGGATTAACTATGCATTCTTCAGGCACATATTCGACTTCATCATTAATTACCGGAAAAGTATACGCCGCCGACTATACTTCCCCTACCCCAACCAAATTGACTACGGCTATAGGTGATATGCAAACCGCATACACCGACGCAGCCGGTAGATCATTGCCCGACTATAACGAACTTTACACCGGGAATCTTACCGGGCACACACTCACTCACGGTCTCTATAAATGGGGAACCGGAGTTACTATCTCTGCAGGCGGTGTCACTATCTCGGGCAGTGCAAATGATGTTTGGATCTTCCAGATAGCGCAAAATCTAACCATAGCAAACGGTGTCATCGTAACTTTAAGCGGCGGCGCATTGGCTTCCAACATTTTCTGGCAGGTCGCAGGACAAGTGACAATAGGAACGACTGCCGCCATGAAGGGAATCATATTGTGTCAAACGTTGATTGATATGCAGACCGGTGCAACTTTGAGCGGCCGCGCACTTGCACAAACCGCGGTTACATTAAACGCTAATGCCGTCACTAAGCCGGAAACGGTGACTGCCGTAAAGAATAGTTTATCAGTGCCTCAAGATTTCGCGCTCTTTCAGAATTACCCTAATCCATTCAACCCAACAACGACAATAAATTACTCACTTCCCCGCTCCGGATTTGTAACAATAAAAATTTATGATCTCCTGGGTGCAGAGATAATGACCTTACTGAATGAGGAAATGTCCACCGGGAATTATTCGATTAAATTTGACGGAAGCAATATTTCAAGCGGAATTTATTTTTATCAATTGCGAGGCGGGTCATTTGTGGAAACGAAGAAATTTGTGTTGATGAAATGA
- a CDS encoding HigA family addiction module antitoxin: MRNKTKIEPIHPGEILLEEFIRPFKISQYKLAKDTGLPLSRINQIILGKRIITAETALLLSKYFNLSEDYWLNLQKRYDLEIAKEKMIKRINSVKTIIAAV, translated from the coding sequence ATGAGAAACAAAACAAAAATAGAACCGATTCATCCCGGCGAGATATTGCTTGAGGAATTTATCCGCCCTTTCAAAATTTCACAGTATAAACTGGCGAAGGATACAGGGCTTCCTCTATCGAGGATTAATCAAATCATTCTAGGCAAACGGATAATAACTGCAGAAACAGCCCTTCTTCTTTCGAAGTATTTCAATTTATCTGAAGATTATTGGTTAAACCTACAAAAACGGTACGATCTTGAGATCGCAAAAGAGAAAATGATAAAGAGAATAAATTCAGTAAAGACTATTATAGCCGCAGTCTGA